One window from the genome of Methanothermobacter sp. K4 encodes:
- a CDS encoding phosphomannomutase, which yields MARYVQDIRGSVNRDIDCSFALSLGMLIGDYVSCRRVLIGRDAHTPSQMIKRAIGTGLMAAGVDVIDFGVATVPVIHHHMERFDSHLMINVSRSPLRADEINIKLLSNHEIPLEQRPTVYADWNQLGKLRYVNNYLESYVKSIFEFISPSVGNHEFMVVLGYDEGSPWNIEGDILNQLNCQTINITFRGSLFGKNFPLANASSISMIADVVRATGADMGVILDNDRDTIFFIDERGELIRDQTVLSIFADHYLKSSDGPVVSSVVASKSLENVTGGRLIRTSVNNVLNKVYTENAAFGGDEPGMYIFPEFQYCYDATFALLKMLEIMAERKMTLHKLASGMERYSRVEFSMECPNEFKDSVIERLAEHFRGKKIELIDGIRVEESSGVVLIRPSRFEPLIRIYIESESSEETQKKSRHIMNLLKSEMSDLYGD from the coding sequence ATGGCAAGGTACGTCCAGGATATAAGGGGCTCTGTTAACCGGGACATAGACTGTTCATTTGCCCTCAGCCTTGGAATGTTGATAGGTGACTATGTAAGCTGCAGGCGTGTCCTGATAGGGAGAGACGCGCATACACCGTCTCAGATGATAAAGAGGGCCATAGGGACTGGATTGATGGCTGCTGGAGTGGATGTTATTGATTTTGGTGTTGCCACAGTCCCTGTTATACACCACCACATGGAGCGGTTTGACAGTCATCTGATGATAAATGTCTCCCGCTCCCCCCTCCGAGCAGATGAAATAAACATCAAACTCCTCAGCAACCATGAAATTCCGCTTGAACAACGCCCCACGGTTTATGCAGACTGGAATCAACTTGGAAAGCTAAGATATGTTAACAACTACCTTGAATCCTATGTCAAATCAATATTTGAGTTCATATCACCCTCTGTAGGAAACCATGAATTTATGGTGGTCCTGGGTTACGATGAGGGGTCCCCATGGAACATTGAGGGGGATATACTCAACCAGCTCAACTGTCAGACCATAAACATCACATTCAGAGGGTCGCTATTTGGTAAAAACTTTCCCCTTGCGAACGCCTCCAGCATATCCATGATAGCAGACGTTGTGAGGGCAACCGGCGCGGATATGGGGGTTATACTGGATAACGATAGGGACACCATCTTCTTCATAGACGAGAGGGGTGAACTCATAAGGGACCAGACCGTACTATCGATTTTCGCAGACCATTACCTTAAATCCTCTGATGGGCCCGTGGTGTCCTCAGTGGTTGCATCAAAGTCACTGGAAAATGTCACCGGCGGACGTCTTATAAGGACATCAGTCAACAATGTCCTCAACAAAGTTTACACAGAGAATGCTGCTTTTGGTGGTGATGAACCTGGAATGTACATATTCCCTGAATTCCAGTACTGCTATGATGCCACCTTCGCACTTCTGAAGATGCTTGAGATCATGGCCGAGAGGAAAATGACACTCCACAAACTCGCATCTGGAATGGAGAGGTACAGCAGGGTTGAATTCAGCATGGAGTGTCCCAACGAATTCAAGGACAGTGTAATTGAAAGACTTGCCGAACACTTCAGAGGCAAAAAAATTGAACTTATAGATGGTATAAGGGTTGAAGAATCATCAGGAGTCGTTCTCATAAGGCCCTCAAGATTTGAACCACTTATAAGAATCTACATTGAATCAGAATCCTCCGAGGAAACCCAGAAGAAATCACGCCATATAATGAACCTTTTAAAAAGTGAAATGAGTGATCTTTATGGTGATTGA
- a CDS encoding NDP-sugar synthase — translation MTSVVVMAGGKGTRIRPLTFSRPKPLVPVANRPILDYIIQRVVDSGYSKIIMTLGYLEDQISSYVSSRYPDLDFRFSSERKPLGTAGGVRTAASNIDDTFIVLSGDVLFDLDLQQMVRFHRKKDALVTIALTPVEDPSHYGIAVLDDDRRITRFHEKPRPEEVFSRIANAGIYVMEPEIFDYIPEGNSDFSADIFPVLIEENRGVYGFVFDGYWNDAGKPDTFLKANHDALNGQITPQPEGELLNEVPGRFGDIWVGQDVVIGEGVRIAGPVVIGDGARIDDGAFIARETVIGPGVYVGSDSFVRGSVIFDGSRIEEGSQLVNCVIDECCNIRENCVVERCAMIGRGALLEPATVIRSHCSVSNNLRILSGSLLDSDYPIVAEQ, via the coding sequence ATGACATCTGTGGTTGTCATGGCGGGGGGTAAGGGTACAAGGATAAGACCTTTAACATTTTCAAGACCCAAACCACTTGTACCCGTTGCAAATAGACCCATACTGGATTATATAATCCAGAGGGTCGTTGATTCTGGTTACAGTAAGATTATAATGACACTGGGATATCTTGAGGATCAGATAAGTTCATATGTCTCCTCAAGGTACCCGGACCTTGATTTCAGGTTTTCATCCGAGAGGAAGCCCCTTGGAACCGCAGGGGGTGTGAGGACAGCGGCCAGTAACATAGACGATACCTTCATCGTCCTAAGTGGGGATGTGCTCTTTGACCTTGACCTCCAGCAAATGGTTCGGTTCCACAGAAAGAAGGATGCGCTTGTTACCATTGCCCTCACACCAGTTGAGGACCCTTCACATTACGGCATAGCGGTTCTTGATGATGATAGGAGGATAACACGTTTTCATGAGAAACCCCGTCCAGAGGAGGTCTTCAGTAGAATCGCAAATGCGGGCATATACGTCATGGAACCTGAAATTTTCGATTATATCCCTGAGGGAAACTCTGACTTTTCAGCTGATATCTTCCCTGTTTTGATAGAGGAGAACAGGGGGGTATACGGGTTCGTTTTCGATGGTTACTGGAATGATGCAGGTAAGCCGGATACATTCCTCAAGGCCAACCATGATGCCCTCAATGGTCAGATAACACCCCAGCCTGAAGGTGAACTTTTAAATGAGGTTCCCGGTCGATTTGGGGATATATGGGTGGGTCAGGATGTGGTTATAGGTGAGGGGGTTCGTATAGCTGGGCCCGTGGTTATAGGTGATGGTGCAAGGATAGATGATGGGGCATTCATAGCCAGGGAAACCGTAATTGGACCCGGAGTTTATGTGGGAAGTGACAGCTTCGTGAGGGGCTCCGTTATTTTTGATGGTAGCAGAATTGAGGAGGGCTCCCAGCTTGTAAACTGTGTTATTGATGAATGCTGCAATATCAGGGAGAACTGCGTCGTTGAAAGGTGTGCAATGATCGGTCGTGGTGCCCTCCTGGAACCAGCAACTGTTATCAGATCCCACTGCAGCGTCAGCAACAACCTCAGGATACTCTCAGGCTCCCTCCTTGACTCAGATTATCCCATTGTGGCTGAACAGTGA
- the otsB gene encoding trehalose-phosphatase — MPDYLFDFLDELEYLKNSSRTAIITDIDGTISEIAPTPHEARVDEEMREVLREISKRYRVLAFISGRPVHEALRMVGVPEAIYVGNHGLEYIINGRYERFREVEEYLPLIRKCALELKEKSPDENIIFEDKGICYSIHYRQCTDHELTEKRIMDALREMPESRKIRVDHGRMLVELKPPVEYNKGLIVRKIIEESDVSSAVYLGDDITDADAFRELRKLESERKIRAASVIVLSKEIPDEIKDSASFYVSGVPEVLRFLKWLLK; from the coding sequence ATGCCTGATTATTTATTTGATTTTCTTGATGAACTTGAATACCTGAAGAATTCCAGCAGAACAGCTATAATCACGGATATCGATGGTACAATAAGTGAAATAGCACCAACACCCCATGAAGCCCGTGTAGATGAAGAGATGAGGGAAGTTCTCAGGGAAATCTCTAAACGCTACAGGGTGCTTGCCTTTATAAGTGGAAGGCCCGTGCATGAGGCACTCAGGATGGTGGGGGTCCCAGAGGCAATATATGTTGGAAACCATGGCCTTGAGTACATTATAAATGGAAGGTATGAGCGCTTCAGGGAGGTTGAGGAGTACCTCCCACTCATCAGAAAATGTGCCCTTGAACTCAAGGAGAAATCCCCCGATGAGAATATCATATTTGAAGATAAGGGTATCTGCTATTCCATACACTACAGGCAGTGCACTGATCATGAACTGACAGAAAAAAGGATAATGGATGCCCTCAGAGAGATGCCAGAATCCAGAAAAATACGTGTGGATCACGGGAGAATGCTCGTTGAGCTCAAACCCCCAGTGGAGTACAACAAGGGCCTTATAGTCCGGAAAATCATAGAGGAATCAGACGTATCATCGGCAGTGTACCTTGGAGATGACATCACAGATGCCGATGCATTCAGGGAACTCAGAAAACTAGAATCTGAAAGAAAAATCAGAGCTGCATCAGTGATTGTGCTCTCAAAGGAGATACCTGATGAAATAAAGGATTCGGCCTCCTTCTATGTGTCAGGGGTCCCTGAGGTCCTCAGATTTCTCAAGTGGCTCTTAAAATAG
- a CDS encoding endonuclease MutS2 — translation MMKSISSVGEALTDVSGIGERLAQKIIDELGGEKELLKAVENLEIDRIASIEGISQRKAIEITSKLLGNPVPSFLKTERAFQIYQEIVETISSYAHTDYARNRLMLLHPSTDTDAMRSHIEMVMESKKMVSELPVEALRDLLKKIKRPENPRPPFNPSRAILVETREDYDHMIDMGLNRYHPVIMNPEQGELDEYELIIYVYSEGMIDLEDTFNTVMVTADSEKHEIVPEDVLGYFRENIDLLRGALEIKRILGMETCLDEVLAVMDELGSLEEEEVDIDEAVNSVKVWADSELRDLIRGIDLKGEEVLALLNQGMTGKLEKIFDDVLKKACEMIKKKTGVDFDPFIKSYPLKIDHRELERVKRLESASKNIRRFERRVDAASRLSKLREAVENEIRDIMEFDYRFALGLFAQDYGLIEPEFGDEIILRGALHLNLVGSENPQPIDYKLGNPDNVVLLTGANSGGKTTLLETLAQVTLMAHMGLPVCAREAHVRPVEEIHFISKRRSLDAGAFESFIRTFTPVTTSGSSKLILLDELEAITELDAAVKIIATFIEFIMESESIAVIVTHMAREILKYVDVRVDGIEARGLDENYNLIVDRTPRINYLARSTPELIIRMIYEKSGDNERMVYRRILEKFQKNG, via the coding sequence ATGATGAAGTCCATAAGTTCTGTAGGGGAAGCCCTCACAGATGTCAGCGGGATAGGGGAAAGGCTGGCGCAGAAGATAATAGACGAACTCGGGGGAGAAAAGGAGCTTTTAAAGGCGGTTGAAAACCTTGAAATTGATAGAATCGCATCAATCGAAGGTATAAGTCAGCGCAAAGCCATTGAAATAACCAGCAAGCTCCTGGGAAATCCTGTTCCCTCCTTCCTGAAAACTGAAAGGGCATTTCAGATTTACCAGGAAATAGTTGAGACCATCAGTTCATATGCCCATACAGACTATGCCCGTAACCGGCTAATGCTCCTCCACCCATCAACAGATACTGATGCCATGAGGAGCCATATTGAAATGGTCATGGAATCAAAGAAAATGGTCTCTGAGCTTCCGGTTGAAGCTTTAAGGGATCTCCTGAAAAAGATTAAAAGGCCTGAAAATCCCCGCCCCCCATTCAATCCATCCAGGGCCATACTCGTGGAAACAAGAGAGGACTATGATCACATGATAGACATGGGCCTCAACCGTTACCATCCCGTGATAATGAACCCTGAACAGGGTGAACTTGATGAATACGAACTGATAATCTATGTCTACTCCGAGGGAATGATTGACCTGGAAGACACATTCAACACGGTAATGGTCACCGCAGATTCAGAGAAACATGAGATTGTGCCGGAGGATGTTCTTGGCTATTTCAGGGAGAACATTGACCTCCTGCGTGGCGCCCTTGAAATTAAAAGGATTCTAGGTATGGAAACCTGTCTTGATGAGGTCCTTGCAGTAATGGATGAGCTCGGCAGTCTCGAAGAGGAGGAAGTCGACATTGATGAGGCAGTTAACTCTGTGAAGGTATGGGCTGATTCAGAATTAAGGGACCTCATAAGGGGTATCGACCTTAAAGGCGAGGAAGTCCTGGCCCTCCTCAACCAGGGAATGACAGGTAAACTTGAGAAAATATTCGATGATGTCCTCAAAAAGGCCTGTGAAATGATAAAGAAAAAGACAGGTGTTGATTTCGATCCCTTCATAAAATCTTATCCCCTAAAGATCGATCATAGGGAACTTGAAAGGGTTAAACGTCTTGAATCAGCATCAAAAAATATAAGGAGATTTGAAAGGAGGGTCGATGCGGCATCTAGGCTCAGTAAACTCAGAGAAGCGGTTGAAAATGAAATAAGGGACATAATGGAATTTGATTATCGCTTCGCTCTGGGCCTCTTCGCCCAGGATTACGGGCTCATTGAACCGGAATTCGGTGATGAGATCATCCTCAGGGGGGCACTGCACCTCAACCTTGTTGGATCAGAAAACCCCCAGCCAATTGACTACAAACTGGGTAACCCTGATAATGTTGTGCTCCTCACCGGTGCCAACAGTGGGGGGAAAACAACGCTTCTTGAGACACTCGCCCAGGTGACCCTGATGGCCCATATGGGACTTCCTGTATGTGCCCGTGAGGCCCATGTAAGGCCAGTTGAGGAGATCCACTTTATCTCAAAGAGGAGGTCCCTGGATGCCGGTGCCTTCGAGTCATTCATAAGGACCTTCACCCCCGTGACAACCAGTGGAAGCTCAAAGCTCATACTCCTTGATGAACTTGAGGCAATAACCGAACTTGATGCTGCAGTGAAGATCATAGCAACCTTCATAGAGTTCATAATGGAATCTGAATCCATTGCAGTCATTGTGACCCACATGGCCCGTGAAATACTCAAGTACGTGGATGTCAGGGTTGATGGTATCGAGGCGCGGGGGCTTGATGAGAACTATAATCTCATTGTGGATAGAACACCCAGAATAAACTATCTTGCAAGGAGCACCCCTGAGCTGATTATAAGGATGATATATGAGAAATCAGGTGACAATGAGAGGATGGTTTACCGCAGGATACTTGAAAAGTTTCAGAAAAACGGATAA
- a CDS encoding U32 family peptidase, with protein MEIPELLAPAGSPESFRVALNAGADAVYLSGKDFGARYYAENFGLQEIREAVEYAHLHDRNVYVTVNTLLRDSEISDVAEYLQELSSAGVDAVIIQDPALLVLRDELSLDLPFHASTQTTIHNRAGIRWAEQMGLERVILARELSIDEVRTLTAESDVEVEVFIHGALCCSYSGQCLLSSFIGGRSGNRGRCAQPCRKRYELVQLKPSRRRVPLSEEYLLSTRDLSAYMHLQELVEAGVRSLKIEERMRSPEYVATTVSVYRQALDEIKRGGWKPSKEEFEKLRLTFNRTLTGGHLFREDFMGREYPGDRGLPVGYVERYEGGRAHIRITSRIKPEPGDGLFFQGTGKGMYLHDYRYSGRLLSVPSVPVKEGTRVYLTGRKSLQKFTEKLRRSSPGKCWDIELKFTADKDGMVNLTAEWMMNGLRLRESVETQFERALKRPLNEDTIKDHLLRAGDKPFRLTLTEFRYPGGFFYPLSRLNALRRELLMMVERRILRERRPHHHHHKPESDHPDRRLPEAPCISVYVEDLKAMKSALRAGAGRVYLEPQVHGDFRDCDDDDIISALERASEVSSRYGAEPVWKWPDITHDWLLERLLEIEGDLSMDLMVGGYGIPDLINCDVKVYGSAALNIYNSRSATLLSDKFHLLTLSPELSWKDLQRIHVPSEIIVHGNLTAMVTRDNLWKLAPPDLDTSTDSRWAIMDRRGDFFPINQLLGCETVIMNSRETCLIDFLPSLLDAGFRNFSIDCRIQSPKRTRLLIESYVSALESPERIPEIKERIVGGSPSGVTASHFRRGLAE; from the coding sequence TTGGAAATCCCGGAACTCCTTGCGCCTGCAGGTTCCCCTGAATCCTTCAGGGTCGCCCTCAATGCAGGGGCCGATGCCGTCTACCTCTCAGGGAAGGACTTCGGTGCACGGTACTATGCAGAGAACTTCGGCCTGCAGGAAATCCGTGAGGCGGTGGAATACGCCCACCTGCATGACAGAAATGTGTATGTAACTGTCAATACCCTCCTAAGGGACTCTGAAATTTCAGATGTTGCTGAATACCTCCAGGAACTCTCCAGTGCAGGTGTGGACGCTGTGATCATACAGGACCCCGCCCTCCTGGTTCTGAGGGATGAACTATCACTTGACCTCCCATTCCATGCCTCAACCCAGACGACCATACACAACAGGGCGGGGATAAGATGGGCTGAGCAGATGGGCCTTGAGAGAGTTATACTGGCACGGGAGCTCTCCATTGATGAGGTCAGGACCCTGACGGCTGAATCAGACGTGGAGGTTGAGGTTTTCATACACGGAGCCCTATGCTGCAGTTACTCTGGCCAGTGCCTTCTATCCTCATTTATAGGTGGTAGAAGCGGTAACCGGGGGCGGTGCGCCCAGCCATGCAGGAAGAGGTATGAACTCGTTCAGTTGAAACCCTCAAGAAGGAGGGTGCCACTGAGTGAGGAGTACCTCCTATCCACAAGGGACCTTTCAGCCTACATGCACCTCCAGGAACTGGTTGAAGCCGGAGTCCGATCCCTGAAGATAGAGGAGCGGATGAGGTCCCCTGAATACGTTGCCACCACAGTGAGCGTCTACAGACAGGCCCTCGATGAGATAAAGAGGGGTGGGTGGAAGCCATCAAAGGAGGAGTTTGAGAAGCTCAGGCTGACCTTCAACCGGACACTCACAGGTGGACACCTGTTCAGGGAGGATTTCATGGGACGGGAATACCCCGGTGACAGGGGCCTCCCTGTGGGCTACGTTGAAAGGTACGAAGGTGGCAGGGCCCATATAAGGATAACATCCCGTATCAAGCCAGAACCAGGTGATGGACTCTTCTTCCAGGGCACAGGTAAAGGAATGTATCTACATGATTATAGATACAGTGGCAGATTACTCTCCGTTCCTTCAGTCCCTGTAAAAGAGGGTACACGGGTTTACCTCACAGGGAGGAAGAGCCTACAGAAATTCACTGAAAAACTCAGAAGATCATCTCCAGGAAAGTGCTGGGATATTGAACTGAAATTCACTGCAGATAAAGATGGGATGGTGAATCTAACCGCAGAATGGATGATGAATGGGTTGAGGCTCAGGGAATCGGTTGAAACACAGTTTGAGAGGGCCCTCAAAAGACCCCTCAATGAGGATACAATAAAGGACCATCTGCTGAGGGCCGGGGATAAACCCTTCAGGCTAACCTTAACCGAATTCAGATACCCCGGAGGATTCTTCTACCCCCTCAGCCGCCTCAACGCCCTCAGAAGGGAACTTCTGATGATGGTCGAAAGAAGGATACTCAGAGAGAGAAGACCCCACCATCACCATCACAAGCCTGAATCTGATCACCCTGACAGAAGACTTCCAGAGGCCCCCTGTATCTCTGTCTATGTTGAGGATCTCAAGGCAATGAAATCCGCCCTGAGGGCCGGTGCAGGTAGGGTTTACCTGGAACCCCAGGTTCATGGTGACTTCAGGGACTGTGACGATGACGACATCATCAGTGCTCTGGAGAGGGCCTCTGAGGTCTCATCCAGATACGGTGCTGAACCTGTATGGAAGTGGCCTGACATAACCCATGACTGGCTCCTTGAAAGGCTCCTTGAGATTGAAGGAGACCTCTCCATGGACCTCATGGTGGGTGGTTACGGTATCCCTGACCTGATAAACTGTGATGTGAAGGTGTATGGATCAGCCGCCCTCAACATTTACAACAGCCGATCAGCGACCCTCCTATCAGACAAGTTTCACCTCCTGACCCTCTCACCTGAACTATCCTGGAAGGACCTGCAGAGGATCCATGTCCCCTCTGAAATCATCGTGCATGGAAACCTCACAGCAATGGTGACCCGGGACAACCTCTGGAAACTTGCACCCCCTGACCTCGATACATCCACCGATTCCAGATGGGCTATCATGGACAGGAGGGGCGACTTCTTTCCCATAAATCAGCTCCTTGGCTGTGAAACGGTAATCATGAATTCAAGGGAGACATGCCTCATTGACTTTTTACCCTCCCTTCTTGATGCAGGCTTCAGGAACTTCTCCATCGACTGCCGTATTCAATCCCCCAAGAGAACCAGATTACTTATTGAATCATATGTGAGTGCCCTTGAATCACCTGAAAGGATCCCGGAAATCAAGGAGCGCATTGTGGGGGGAAGTCCCTCAGGGGTAACGGCATCACACTTCAGGAGGGGTCTTGCAGAATAA
- a CDS encoding GAF domain-containing protein: MSKAKVMVVEDESIVAIDISQRLESLGYQVTATVSTGEKAVEMAEKTRPDIILMDIVLKGDMDGIEAAEEITKRMKVPIIYITAYSDEETLKRAKITGPFGYIIKPFEDRELHSVIEVALHKHQLERRLAENDELFRAILSSIRDILFTAESNGRLTMISPGPLAEYGLDADEVLGEKVSEVFCERIHSEMIERALRGETVSYEWVWQPMDKFHFETTLSPLRDFEGNIKGVVGVHRDITEKEVARRALERETTINKSLAEISKKLLSPLSLEEISESIIERAKKLTGSRYCMAGFFESDGSLRNYFPSKEVGEECHVDSESTEMGGLWNLVIRKREPVLVNDPSSHPESTGVPEGHIEIRNFLSCPALLNDELVGILAVSGKDEDYDERDLEILERLADIYAIAIHRKIEEDRVRASEEKNRTLVQKFLKIVTEVLEEIK; the protein is encoded by the coding sequence ATGTCAAAAGCCAAGGTCATGGTGGTTGAGGATGAGAGCATAGTTGCCATTGATATAAGCCAGCGCCTTGAATCCCTGGGTTACCAGGTTACAGCCACAGTTTCCACCGGTGAAAAGGCCGTTGAGATGGCTGAAAAAACAAGGCCAGACATCATACTTATGGATATTGTCCTCAAGGGGGACATGGATGGTATAGAGGCTGCTGAGGAGATAACAAAAAGGATGAAGGTCCCCATAATCTACATAACCGCCTATTCCGACGAGGAAACCCTCAAAAGGGCCAAGATAACAGGGCCCTTTGGATACATAATAAAGCCCTTTGAGGACCGGGAACTTCACAGCGTCATAGAGGTCGCCCTCCATAAACATCAGCTTGAGAGGAGGCTTGCAGAGAATGATGAACTCTTCAGGGCCATACTCTCATCAATAAGGGATATACTGTTCACTGCCGAGAGCAATGGAAGGTTAACCATGATATCGCCGGGGCCGCTTGCAGAATACGGCCTTGATGCAGATGAAGTCCTGGGTGAAAAGGTCAGCGAGGTCTTCTGTGAGAGGATTCACAGTGAAATGATTGAAAGGGCGCTCAGAGGGGAAACCGTAAGTTATGAGTGGGTATGGCAGCCCATGGATAAATTTCATTTTGAAACAACCCTATCACCGCTCCGTGACTTTGAGGGTAATATAAAGGGGGTTGTGGGTGTCCACAGGGATATCACCGAAAAGGAAGTCGCAAGAAGGGCGCTTGAAAGGGAGACAACAATAAACAAAAGCCTTGCAGAGATATCAAAGAAACTCCTGTCCCCCCTTTCACTCGAAGAGATATCGGAGAGCATAATTGAAAGGGCGAAAAAACTTACAGGCAGCAGATACTGCATGGCAGGCTTCTTTGAGTCAGACGGCAGCCTGAGGAATTACTTCCCCTCAAAGGAGGTGGGGGAGGAGTGTCATGTGGACTCTGAATCCACTGAAATGGGCGGTCTCTGGAATCTGGTGATCAGAAAAAGGGAACCAGTTCTTGTAAATGATCCCTCCTCGCACCCTGAATCCACAGGGGTCCCTGAGGGCCACATTGAAATAAGGAACTTCCTGTCATGCCCAGCGCTACTCAACGATGAACTTGTGGGAATACTCGCAGTTTCAGGAAAGGATGAGGACTACGATGAAAGGGACCTGGAGATACTGGAGCGCCTTGCAGATATATATGCAATTGCGATTCACAGAAAAATTGAAGAGGACCGTGTCAGGGCCAGTGAGGAGAAGAACAGGACCCTCGTACAGAAATTCCTTAAGATAGTTACCGAGGTCCTTGAGGAGATAAAATAA
- the tmk gene encoding dTMP kinase, with the protein MYICFEGIDGSGKTTHSVLTAEWLRENGYRVFNVREPTDSRIGGIIREMLSSPDARTPDGQRMLALLFAADRLTLRSKIEGEWSGSVVVSDRCYYSSMVYQEPAEWVSEINRFAPKPDIVILLDLDVELAMERCGGTDEFEDPSFLSGVRDRYLELADKNEFYVVDAARGVNIIQRDIRRIIAPHLGICPDGIR; encoded by the coding sequence ATGTACATATGCTTTGAGGGAATTGATGGGTCAGGTAAGACAACACATTCCGTCCTCACCGCGGAGTGGCTCAGGGAAAACGGATACAGGGTCTTCAATGTTAGGGAACCAACAGACTCCAGGATAGGGGGCATCATAAGGGAGATGCTCTCCAGTCCAGATGCCAGGACCCCTGATGGACAGAGGATGCTGGCACTCCTCTTTGCTGCGGACCGCCTGACCCTCAGGAGCAAAATTGAGGGGGAGTGGAGTGGAAGTGTTGTGGTGAGTGACAGGTGCTACTATTCCAGCATGGTTTACCAGGAACCCGCTGAATGGGTTTCTGAGATAAACAGGTTTGCACCAAAACCTGATATCGTCATACTCCTTGACCTTGATGTTGAACTGGCAATGGAGAGATGTGGGGGTACCGATGAATTTGAGGACCCATCATTTCTTTCAGGGGTCAGGGATAGGTACCTTGAACTCGCTGATAAAAATGAATTTTACGTTGTTGATGCAGCGAGGGGGGTTAACATCATCCAGAGGGATATAAGGAGGATAATCGCCCCCCACCTTGGAATATGTCCTGATGGGATAAGATAG
- a CDS encoding tyrosine--tRNA ligase has product MDDTLNTITRDVLEVITPDELLEVLKKDEPVVYTGYEPSGKVHLGHAITIRKLRELQDAGFRVKILLADYHAYLNGKGSMERIREMADYNRKCFLALGLSPDRTEFILGSSFQTQPEYTDLVYRMALITTLLRARRSMAQITREAEDHKVAEVIYPLMQVIDMVYLDVDVALGGMEQRKIHMLARENLPRLGFDAPVCIHTPLLHGTDGSEKMSSSKGNFIAVDDSPDEIMEKVKGSYCPMGELEGNPIIEIVKYFIMPEYGRMTIRRPEKFGGDLDLNLDELLDTYSSGNLHPLDLKNAVSDYLIEMLRPVREYMKGV; this is encoded by the coding sequence ATGGATGATACGCTTAACACCATAACCCGTGATGTTCTTGAGGTTATAACACCCGATGAACTGCTGGAGGTCCTGAAGAAGGATGAACCTGTTGTCTACACAGGCTATGAGCCCTCAGGTAAGGTTCATCTGGGACACGCCATAACCATAAGAAAACTGAGGGAACTGCAGGATGCTGGTTTCAGGGTCAAGATACTCCTCGCAGACTACCATGCATACCTAAATGGTAAGGGCAGCATGGAGAGGATAAGGGAGATGGCAGATTACAACAGAAAATGCTTCCTGGCACTTGGACTCTCACCTGATAGGACCGAGTTCATCCTGGGTTCATCCTTCCAGACGCAGCCAGAGTACACAGACCTTGTATACAGAATGGCCCTCATAACAACACTCCTTCGGGCCAGGAGAAGCATGGCCCAGATAACAAGGGAAGCAGAGGACCATAAGGTTGCAGAGGTTATCTACCCCCTCATGCAGGTCATCGACATGGTCTACCTTGATGTGGATGTGGCGCTGGGGGGAATGGAACAGCGAAAGATACATATGCTGGCACGTGAAAACCTCCCCCGGCTTGGCTTCGATGCGCCGGTATGCATACACACCCCACTGCTACACGGCACCGATGGCTCAGAGAAGATGTCCTCCAGCAAGGGTAACTTCATTGCAGTGGACGACTCCCCCGATGAGATAATGGAGAAGGTTAAGGGAAGTTACTGTCCCATGGGGGAGCTGGAGGGTAACCCCATCATCGAAATCGTGAAGTACTTTATAATGCCAGAATATGGCAGGATGACCATAAGGCGCCCTGAGAAATTCGGGGGCGACCTTGATCTGAACCTTGACGAACTACTGGATACCTACTCCAGCGGCAACCTTCACCCGCTGGATCTGAAGAATGCTGTTTCGGATTACCTTATTGAGATGCTGAGACCAGTAAGGGAATACATGAAAGGTGTTTAG